From the Desulforamulus hydrothermalis Lam5 = DSM 18033 genome, one window contains:
- the coaD gene encoding pantetheine-phosphate adenylyltransferase encodes MRIGIYPGSFDPVTNGHLDIIERSAGLFDRLIVAVARNPQKIKPLFTVNERIQLLESVLEKYPNIIVDSYDGLTVNYALKQGAKAIVRGLRAITDFESEFVFALTNKKLAPQLETVYLMTRAEYSFISSSTVKEVASYNGCLSAMVPEPVAAKLKEKYGYGK; translated from the coding sequence ATGAGAATTGGCATTTACCCTGGCAGTTTTGATCCGGTTACCAACGGACATCTGGATATTATTGAACGGTCTGCCGGGCTGTTTGATCGACTGATTGTAGCAGTGGCCAGGAATCCGCAAAAAATAAAGCCCTTGTTTACTGTAAACGAGAGAATCCAACTTTTAGAATCGGTGTTAGAAAAGTACCCTAATATCATTGTCGACTCATATGACGGTTTAACGGTAAATTATGCTTTAAAACAGGGCGCCAAAGCCATTGTACGAGGTTTGCGGGCGATTACAGATTTTGAAAGCGAATTTGTTTTTGCTCTTACTAATAAGAAGCTGGCGCCCCAACTGGAAACGGTTTATTTAATGACCAGGGCGGAGTATTCTTTTATTAGTTCATCCACAGTGAAGGAAGTGGCTTCATATAACGGTTGTTTAAGTGCCATGGTACCCGAACCGGTGGCAGCAAAACTTAAAGAGAAATACGGTTATGGGAAATGA
- the gpr gene encoding GPR endopeptidase, which produces MDANFYKRNNIRLDLAVEAREVICGQTGQEIPGCRMDKETYTHATVTTVHIEEDYAEQLMGKPQGTYITIEAPAIRDNNRQIHQEIVEIFARQLASLFNLPEHANVLVVGLGNWNATPDALGPKVVGMTLVTRHMYNYAPSEIRDGMRSVSALSPGVLGLTGIETAEIIKGVVDRIKPELIIAVDALAARAVERIGTTIQLADTGIAPGSGVGNKRAGINQASMGVPVIAIGVPTVVPAAIIAGETLDRLAEQTKDRPELQGIYQFMNSEAIQPIVNAVLQPYTSAQLMVTPKEIDTLIENTAKIIAGGISLALHPAITADEYSQYLQ; this is translated from the coding sequence ATGGATGCAAACTTTTACAAGCGCAATAATATCCGTTTAGACCTGGCTGTTGAAGCAAGGGAAGTAATCTGCGGTCAAACCGGTCAGGAAATTCCGGGTTGCCGGATGGATAAAGAAACTTATACCCACGCCACCGTTACCACTGTGCATATAGAAGAGGATTACGCAGAACAACTGATGGGCAAGCCGCAGGGTACATATATCACCATCGAGGCTCCCGCTATTCGTGACAACAACCGTCAAATCCATCAGGAGATTGTAGAAATCTTTGCCCGCCAGCTTGCATCTTTATTTAACTTGCCCGAACATGCCAATGTGTTGGTGGTGGGACTTGGCAACTGGAACGCCACGCCGGATGCCTTGGGTCCCAAAGTAGTCGGTATGACTCTGGTGACTCGACATATGTATAATTATGCACCGTCGGAAATCAGGGACGGCATGCGTTCAGTCAGCGCCCTCTCGCCGGGAGTTTTAGGTTTAACCGGCATTGAAACCGCCGAAATCATTAAGGGTGTGGTGGATCGAATTAAGCCGGAACTTATCATAGCGGTTGATGCTCTGGCTGCTCGGGCGGTGGAACGCATTGGCACCACCATCCAGCTGGCTGATACAGGAATCGCGCCCGGCTCCGGGGTAGGCAACAAACGGGCGGGCATTAATCAGGCATCCATGGGCGTGCCGGTAATTGCCATTGGCGTGCCCACAGTTGTGCCGGCTGCCATTATTGCCGGTGAAACCCTGGATCGCTTGGCGGAACAAACCAAAGACCGTCCGGAACTGCAGGGGATCTATCAATTTATGAATTCCGAGGCAATTCAACCCATTGTTAATGCCGTCCTGCAGCCCTACACATCAGCTCAACTAATGGTAACTCCCAAGGAAATTGACACATTAATTGAAAATACCGCCAAGATTATTGCCGGCGGGATTTCCCTGGCGCTACACCCGGCCATTACTGCCGATGAGTACAGCCAGTACTTGCAGTGA